Proteins found in one Phocoena sinus isolate mPhoSin1 chromosome 19, mPhoSin1.pri, whole genome shotgun sequence genomic segment:
- the SMIM17 gene encoding small integral membrane protein 17: protein MGSESCSLGNPTEPWTGERRRSLPLKLSLLERCSLRPEKMQGLLSQEDRAWEKRASLTKDCVAVEVGASGCDSDKKDLPSPETGHPQEWSSVEEDEESEDSQGFVEWSKAPQQMTIVLVVCVLYLFLVLTGMPMMFHI, encoded by the exons ATGG GTTCTGAATCCTGTTCCCTGGGAAACCCAACAGAACCCTGgactggggagaggagaagaagcCTGCCTTTAAAGTTGAGCCTCCTGGAGAGATGCAGTCTCAGGCCTGAGAAGATGCAGGGGCTGCTGTCTCAGGAGGACAGGGCCTGGGAGAAGCGTGCTTCCCTCACCAAGGACTGCGTGGCTGTGGAGGTTGGGGCCTCTGGCTGTGACAGTGACAAGAAAG ACCTACCTTCTCCCGAGACTGGGCATCCCCAGGAGTGGAGCTCGGTGGAGGAAGACGAAGAGTCAGAGGACTCCCAG ggcTTTGTGGAGTGGTCAAAAGCTCCGCAACAAATGACCATAGTCTTGGTAGTGTGTGTGCTTTATTTGTTCCTGGTTTTAACAGGGATGCCTATGATGTTTCACATTTAA